One Mugil cephalus isolate CIBA_MC_2020 chromosome 12, CIBA_Mcephalus_1.1, whole genome shotgun sequence DNA segment encodes these proteins:
- the parp9 gene encoding protein mono-ADP-ribosyltransferase PARP9: MDCKLDIPLHGSSIDIVKQCGPDLSEILDIKFGCVATFDGVDFESDPSAASQRLPTVTPEERFSVRFSGVKVSVWKADLTNFRADAVVNAANTDLQHWGGLAQALCDAGGPDIQRESKDYVAKNGQLPTGEAIPAKPGSLPCKMLIHAVGPHLSGHSDVTRAEPLLKKVIRNILDLVCEYRLHSVAIPAISSGLFHYPLPQCAETIVSTVKHYCEKSKGYLPTEILLVNNDEPTVKEMVRACQKIFTHQQSNSYGQATRYNTRGAANMPASTFQVGNVQVILKMGHIEDQQTDVIVNTASQDRNLSIGRISKALFNKAGPEMQVEIRNAPPSTVIATRAYRLKCKVVYHTFCTEKKNRGAEKILFDSVSFCLWSAVTSKHKSIAFPAIGTGALEFPKWEVAKIMSEVVGSFAQNFPEKFDVYIVIYPSDHDIFQAFEKEMKLLQKRASNPSFLHASNDRHEFPDKRGRTPQISLSSSSDAATREAEKWLNGLLLRPPSTVDICNNFISHFSDQEQKQVSRLSRKGVSIEEFFSNGHACISVSGTPREDVVVTVLKIETMLCNIHKRFVFEEERELCLRTSQRKLSFERQTVDHSSQTFTARSSIFSRQGLRISKMDEVVNPTLQTMFDLKRNQLNCSTGPRKMLQRIPAQFCEMVSRIGFYAECAPPNEPACGEGIYFASSVEKALEVWREKPEEYLYFVEADVLTGKSTRGKPGLILPPPVGSDPDVLYDSVTGDKDDLAVIFSGYQALPRYIITCRSVK, encoded by the exons ATGGACTGTAAATTAGACATTCCTCTTCATGGATCATCAATTGACATTGTGAAACAATGTGGACCCGACCTGAGTGAAATCCTTGATATCAAATTTGGATGCGTGGCCACATTCGATGGTGTCGATTTTGAGAGTGACCCGAGTGCTGCGAGTCAAAGATTGCCAACTGTCACCCCAGAGGAGAGGTTTTCTGTTCGATTTTCAGGTGTTAAGGTTTCTGTGTGGAAGGCCGATCTCACCAATTTCCGCGCGGATGCTGTCGTGAATGCTGCGAACACCGATCTACAGCACTGGGGCGGCCTTGCTCAAGCTCTGTGTGATGCTGGTGGACCTGACATCCAGAGAGAAAGTAAGGATTATGTCGCTAAAAATGGTCAACTGCCAACAGGAGAAGCAATTCCTGCCAAACCTGGGTCACTACCATGCAAGATGCTGATTCATGCGGTGGGTCCACATCTGTCGGGCCATTCTGATGTGACACGCGCTGAACCTCTGCTGAAGAAGGTCATCCGGAACATCCTAGACTTAGTTTGTGAATATCGTCTGCACAGTGTGGCCATTCCTGCTATAAGCTCTGGGTTGTTCCACTACCCTCTGCCGCAATGTGCAGAGACCATAGTGTCTACTGTGAAACACTACTGTGAGAAGTCCAAAGGATATCTTCCCACAGAGATTCTTCTTGTGAACAATGATGAGCCAACAGTCAAAGAAATGGTGAGAGCTTGCCAGAAGATATTTACCCACCAGCAGTCAAACTCATACGGCCAGGCAACAAGATACAACACCAGAGGTGCGGCCAACATGCCAGCGTCTACCTTCCAGGTAGGAAATGTCCAAGTGATCCTGAAGATGGGCCACATTGAGGACCAGCAG acagaTGTCATTGTAAACACAGCTTCACAAGACCGCAATCTGAGCATTGGTCGGATTTCCAAAGCTTTGTTCAACAAAGCTGGTCCTGAAATGCAAGTCGAAATACGCAATGCCCCTCCAAGTACAGTCATCGCCACGAGAGCCTACAGGCTGAAATGTAAAGTGGTGTATCACacattttgcactgaaaagaaaaaccgTGGAGCAGAAAAG ATCCTTTTTGATTCAGTAAGCTTTTGCTTATGGAGTGCAGTGACAAGTAAACACAAGTCAATTGCCTTTCCTGCAATCGGCACTGGAGCCCTTGAGTTCCCAAAATGGGAAGTTGCCAAAATCATGTCAGAAGTGGTCGGCAGCTTCGCCCAAAACTTTCCAGAGAAGTTTGACGTTTACATTGTCATATATCCTTCTGACCACGACATCTTTCAG GCttttgagaaagaaatgaaattgcTCCAGAAGAGGGCGTCAAACCCCAGCTTTCTACACG CATCTAATGACCGACATGAGTTCCCTGACAAGAGAGGTCGAACTCCACAGATCAGCCTGAGCAGCTCCTCTGATGCAGCAACACGCGAAGCTGAAAAATGGCTCAATGGTCTTCTCTTAAGACCACCTTCTACTGTTGATATCTGCAACAACTTCATCTCGCACTTCAGTGATCAAGAACAGAAGCAGGTGTCTCGCCTGTCCAGAAAAGGCGTTTCCATTGAGGAGTTTTTTTCGAATGGCCACGCATGCATAAGTGTAAGCGGAACTCCCCGTGAAGACGTCGTGGTCACCGTGTTGAAGATTGAGACCATGCTCTGCAACATCCACAAGAGGTTTGTCTTCGAGGAAGAGAGGGAATTGTGTCTCAGGACAAGCCAAAGAAAATTGTCTTTTGAAAGACAGACAGTTGACCATTCAAGCCAGACGTTCACAGCCAGATCATCTATCTTCAGCAGGCAGGGGCTGCGGATATCAAAG atgGATGAAGTAGTGAACCCCACACTGCAGACAATGTTTGACCTGAAGAGAAACCAGTTAAACTGCTCCACTGGTCCTCGAAAAATGTTACAACGCATACCTGCACAGTTCTGTGAAATGGTCAGCCGTATCGGATTCTATGCAGAGTGTGCGCCACCTAATG AGCCAGCGTGTGGAGAGGGCATCTACTTCGCTAGCAGCGTGGAGAAAGCCTTGGAAGTGTGGAGGGAGAAACCTGAAGAGTACCTGTACTTTGTGGAGGCTGATGTGCTGACAGGAAAATCCACCCGTGGTAAACCAGGTCTCATTCTGCCGCCTCCCGTGGGGTCAGACCCAGACGTTCTGTATGACAGCGTGACCGGAGACAAGGACGATCTCGCCGTCATATTTAGCGGCTATCAAGCTCTACCCAGGTACATCATTACCTGTAGGAGTGTTAAGTAG